The DNA region GAGACGAAGGTGGCGCTCGGATACGTCTTCGCGTCGAACCAGTCCTTGCCGCGCACCTGGTCGTTGTAGCTTTCGTCGCCGAGATCGTAGCTGGCCACGTCGATGCTGAACTGCGCACTGCCGTCGGCCGGTTTTGCCGGATCGAACTTGACCTGCGCGGTGAATTTACCGAATTTGCCTTCCACCGGCACATTCATCTGTTTGGACGTCGCGGTCACCGAACTCTTCGCGACGTCGACTTGCGCCATGGCGCTGCCTGCCACGGTCAACGAAGCCGCGGCGAACGCGGC from Paraburkholderia aromaticivorans includes:
- a CDS encoding YceI family protein; translated protein: MKVSFYRYMLAAFAAASLTVAGSAMAQVDVAKSSVTATSKQMNVPVEGKFGKFTAQVKFDPAKPADGSAQFSIDVASYDLGDESYNDQVRGKDWFDAKTYPSATFVSSAIAPAGGNQFKVTGKLTIKGKSQTVVVPVTVSQQGALQTFDGSLPIKRSQFDIGTGEWKDTSVVADDVVIKFHIVAAHK